In one Fusobacterium perfoetens ATCC 29250 genomic region, the following are encoded:
- a CDS encoding PTS ascorbate transporter subunit IIC, translating into MLKLLVDILSVPAILVGLISLVGLLCQKKNFSDTVKGTIKTILGFIVLTGGAGILVGGLTPFGQMFEVGFKVQGIVPNNEAIVALAMQKFGTATALIMTFGMLANIVIARITKLKYIFLTGHHTFYMACMIAVILAVAGFEGAMLVFVGSVVLGFAMAFFPALAQPTMRKITGSDDVAFGHFGTVGYVLSAKIGQLVGKGSKSTEEMNLPKNLTFLRDSSISISLTMLILYLITAFAAGREYVETTLSNGQNFIIYSVLQAITFAAGVFVVLQGVRLILAEIVPAFTGISQKIVPNAKPAIDCPVVFPYAPNAVLIGFLCSFLGGIVGLFILGALNWVLIIPGVIPHFFCGATAGVFGNATGGKRGAVIGSFIHGVFITFVPVVLLPILGELGFANTTFSDADFGVVGALLGVLAGNFNKYVILVVFAVFIALAFVFPRDKKEEN; encoded by the coding sequence ATGTTAAAATTATTAGTTGATATTTTAAGTGTGCCTGCTATACTAGTAGGATTAATTTCATTAGTAGGATTACTATGTCAAAAGAAAAACTTTTCTGATACAGTAAAGGGAACAATTAAAACAATTTTAGGATTTATAGTTCTTACAGGAGGAGCTGGAATCCTTGTAGGAGGACTTACTCCATTTGGTCAAATGTTTGAAGTTGGATTTAAAGTTCAAGGAATTGTTCCTAACAATGAAGCAATAGTTGCTTTAGCAATGCAAAAATTTGGAACAGCAACAGCTTTAATTATGACTTTTGGAATGTTAGCAAATATAGTAATAGCTAGAATTACAAAATTAAAATATATTTTCTTAACAGGACACCATACATTCTATATGGCTTGTATGATAGCTGTTATCCTAGCTGTAGCAGGATTTGAAGGAGCAATGTTAGTATTTGTTGGGTCTGTAGTATTAGGATTTGCTATGGCTTTCTTCCCAGCTCTAGCTCAACCAACAATGAGAAAAATAACTGGTTCAGATGATGTAGCTTTTGGACATTTTGGAACTGTTGGATATGTTTTATCAGCTAAAATTGGTCAATTAGTAGGAAAAGGTTCAAAATCTACAGAAGAAATGAATCTTCCTAAAAACTTAACATTCTTAAGAGATAGCTCAATTTCAATTTCTTTAACAATGTTAATATTATATTTAATTACAGCTTTTGCTGCTGGTAGAGAATATGTAGAAACTACTTTAAGTAATGGACAAAACTTTATAATCTACTCTGTACTTCAAGCTATAACATTCGCTGCTGGAGTATTCGTAGTATTACAAGGTGTAAGATTAATTCTTGCTGAAATAGTTCCAGCATTTACAGGAATTTCTCAAAAAATAGTTCCTAATGCTAAACCAGCTATTGACTGTCCAGTTGTATTCCCTTATGCACCTAATGCTGTATTAATTGGATTCTTATGTAGCTTCTTAGGAGGAATCGTAGGATTATTCATTTTAGGAGCTTTAAATTGGGTATTAATCATACCAGGAGTTATACCTCACTTCTTCTGTGGAGCCACAGCTGGAGTATTCGGAAACGCTACTGGAGGAAAAAGAGGAGCTGTTATAGGTTCATTTATTCATGGAGTATTTATAACATTTGTTCCTGTTGTTTTACTTCCAATATTAGGAGAATTAGGATTTGCTAATACAACATTCTCTGATGCTGACTTTGGAGTTGTTGGAGCACTTTTAGGAGTATTAGCTGGAAACTTTAATAAATATGTAATACTTGTAGTATTTGCTGTATTTATTGCTTTAGCATTTGTTTTCCCAAGAGATAAAAAAGAAGAAAATTAA
- the fsa gene encoding fructose-6-phosphate aldolase, translating into MKIFIDTANIDEIREAESYGILAGVTTNPSLVAKENGDFKKIITEITNIVDGPISAEVLSLEADKMVEEGIELAKIHKNVVIKLPTTFEGLKACKRFKELGIKTNLTLIFTLNQALLAARAGASFVSPFIGRLEDTGVSGVELIKKIRETFDKHGITTEIIGASIRNPYHVEEIAQAGAHIGTLPFKVIQSMIKHPLTDAGIEKFLKDWEATKK; encoded by the coding sequence ATGAAAATATTTATAGATACAGCAAATATTGATGAAATAAGAGAAGCTGAAAGTTATGGAATTTTAGCTGGAGTTACTACAAATCCATCACTTGTGGCAAAAGAAAATGGAGATTTCAAAAAAATAATTACAGAAATTACTAATATAGTAGATGGACCAATTAGTGCTGAAGTATTATCTTTAGAAGCTGATAAAATGGTAGAAGAGGGAATTGAATTAGCAAAAATTCATAAAAATGTAGTAATAAAATTACCTACAACTTTTGAAGGATTAAAAGCTTGTAAAAGATTTAAAGAATTAGGAATAAAAACAAATTTAACTTTAATCTTTACATTAAATCAAGCTTTACTAGCAGCTAGAGCTGGAGCTTCATTTGTAAGTCCATTTATCGGAAGATTAGAAGATACAGGAGTAAGTGGAGTAGAACTTATTAAAAAAATAAGAGAAACTTTTGATAAACATGGAATTACTACAGAAATTATAGGAGCTAGTATAAGAAATCCTTATCATGTAGAAGAAATTGCTCAAGCTGGAGCTCATATAGGAACTCTACCTTTCAAAGTAATTCAATCTATGATAAAACACCCTTTAACAGATGCTGGAATTGAAAAATTCTTAAAAGATTGGGAAGCTACAAAAAAATAA
- the deoC gene encoding deoxyribose-phosphate aldolase — MDKKEILEIVDHTLLTQTATWEEIKQILDDGIKYGTASACIPASYVKEAKEYVGDKLPICTVIGFPNGYSTTAVKVFETKDAIENGASEIDMVINIGDVKNKRYENILNEIKAIHEACNGKILKVIIETCLLTEEEKIKMCEIVTEAKAEYIKTSTGFSTKGATFEDVALMKKYVGKDVKIKAAGGISSLDDAAKFMELGANRLGTSRIVKIIKGEESKNMY; from the coding sequence ATGGATAAAAAAGAAATTTTAGAAATAGTAGACCACACACTTTTAACCCAAACAGCTACTTGGGAAGAAATAAAACAAATATTAGATGACGGAATAAAATATGGAACTGCCTCAGCTTGTATTCCAGCTTCTTATGTAAAAGAAGCAAAAGAATATGTAGGAGATAAATTACCTATTTGTACAGTAATTGGATTCCCAAATGGATATTCAACAACAGCTGTAAAAGTATTTGAAACAAAAGATGCCATAGAAAATGGAGCTTCTGAAATTGATATGGTTATCAATATCGGAGATGTAAAAAATAAAAGATATGAAAATATTTTAAATGAAATTAAAGCTATTCATGAAGCTTGTAACGGAAAAATATTAAAAGTTATTATTGAAACTTGTCTTTTAACAGAAGAAGAAAAAATAAAAATGTGTGAAATAGTAACTGAAGCTAAAGCTGAATATATAAAAACATCTACAGGATTTTCTACAAAAGGAGCAACATTTGAAGATGTAGCTCTTATGAAAAAATATGTGGGAAAAGATGTAAAAATAAAAGCTGCTGGTGGAATTTCATCACTTGATGACGCAGCTAAATTTATGGAACTTGGAGCTAATAGATTAGGAACAAGTAGAATTGTTAAAATAATAAAAGGTGAAGAGTCAAAAAATATGTATTAA
- a CDS encoding MATE family efflux transporter: MTRQELEFREGNIIKLLIKFSVPATFASLITIIYNVTDRYYIGQAVGRNGIGAIATIFPLIMLLNACGTLFAIGGGALSGIYLGKQEIGNARKILGVSFFCLLVIGLFFTSFGTIFMKQIILFLGATENTIEYAMDYCKYFFPSMTFQILILAFSAFLRTDGRPILSMMTNFISAISNMGLDYLWVVKLSYGMKGAALATTISNVIPGIFLITYFLRGKLLKLEFKHVRGDIKTIREILSVGISGFFNQSLNGVYAYALNTRLIKYGGDLAIAGMGIMTIVRNFLNTSYLGLNQGRQPILSYNWGAKNYRRVLKTFAYSIGISIFLAIFLVFLIKYHAREIAGFFVKNDPELIEYTAKAIPIHLGMMMSTAIYLSCANYFQAVGKGMVTTKLITLRLLILTIPLTYILPLKWGVMGVLRSFPISDTIAAITAAIVVSKEIKHVRKLMKEQEKIEMAY; this comes from the coding sequence ATGACTAGACAGGAGTTAGAATTTAGAGAGGGGAATATAATCAAACTTCTTATAAAATTTTCAGTACCAGCTACATTTGCTAGTCTTATTACTATTATTTATAATGTAACAGATAGATATTATATAGGACAAGCTGTAGGGAGAAATGGAATAGGAGCTATAGCAACTATATTTCCTTTAATAATGTTATTAAATGCTTGTGGAACTTTATTTGCTATAGGTGGTGGAGCTTTATCAGGAATTTATTTAGGAAAACAAGAAATAGGCAATGCTAGAAAAATTTTAGGAGTGTCCTTTTTCTGTCTCTTAGTGATAGGATTATTTTTTACAAGTTTTGGAACTATTTTTATGAAACAAATAATTTTATTTTTAGGAGCAACAGAAAATACTATTGAATATGCTATGGATTACTGTAAATATTTTTTTCCATCAATGACTTTCCAAATTCTTATTTTAGCTTTTAGTGCTTTTTTAAGAACAGATGGTCGTCCTATACTTTCAATGATGACAAATTTTATTTCAGCTATTTCTAATATGGGATTAGATTATTTATGGGTAGTAAAATTATCTTATGGAATGAAAGGGGCAGCTCTAGCTACAACAATTTCTAATGTAATTCCAGGAATATTTTTAATAACATATTTTTTAAGAGGAAAACTTTTAAAATTGGAGTTTAAACATGTAAGAGGAGATATAAAAACTATTAGAGAAATTTTATCTGTTGGGATATCTGGATTTTTTAATCAATCTTTAAATGGAGTTTATGCCTATGCTTTAAATACTAGACTTATAAAATATGGAGGAGATTTAGCCATTGCTGGTATGGGAATAATGACCATAGTTAGAAACTTTTTAAATACAAGTTATTTAGGTTTAAATCAAGGAAGACAACCAATACTTTCATATAATTGGGGAGCAAAAAATTATAGAAGAGTTTTAAAAACTTTTGCTTATTCTATAGGAATATCTATTTTTTTAGCTATATTTTTAGTTTTTCTAATAAAATACCATGCTAGAGAAATAGCTGGATTTTTTGTAAAAAATGACCCTGAACTTATAGAATACACAGCTAAAGCTATTCCTATTCATTTGGGGATGATGATGAGTACAGCTATTTATCTTTCTTGTGCAAATTATTTCCAAGCTGTTGGAAAAGGAATGGTTACAACAAAACTTATAACTTTAAGACTTTTGATTCTTACAATACCATTAACTTATATATTACCACTTAAATGGGGAGTGATGGGAGTTCTTAGAAGTTTTCCAATTTCTGATACTATTGCTGCCATAACTGCTGCTATAGTTGTAAGTAAAGAGATAAAACATGTAAGAAAATTAATGAAAGAACAAGAAAAAATAGAAATGGCATATTAA
- a CDS encoding transketolase, which produces MERYVEMKKFSNRIRIETLKMLLHRGFGHLGGAMSIVETLSVLYTNMKIDPKNPKMEDRDFLVLSKGHAGPALYSTLALKGYFDLEVLNTLNNNGTILPSHPDRNLTPGIDMTTGSLGQGISVATGIAIGLKRKNSERKVYCIVGDGELNEGQCWEAIQFAAHNKLDNFTVFIDENKKQLDGTTEEICNPFDYVKKMESFGFHTVRVNGADVEAIDKAVNEKVEGAPKCIVLDTIKGQGVKYFEELKANHHIRFNDEMKEILKVEIEKLEAAE; this is translated from the coding sequence ATGGAAAGATATGTAGAAATGAAAAAATTTAGTAACAGAATAAGAATAGAAACTTTAAAAATGTTATTACATAGAGGATTTGGACATTTAGGTGGAGCTATGTCAATAGTAGAAACTTTGTCTGTTCTTTATACAAATATGAAAATAGACCCAAAAAATCCTAAAATGGAAGATAGAGATTTCTTAGTATTATCAAAAGGACATGCTGGACCAGCTCTATATTCAACATTAGCATTAAAAGGATATTTTGATTTAGAAGTATTAAATACATTAAATAATAACGGAACTATATTACCAAGCCATCCAGATAGAAATCTTACTCCTGGAATAGATATGACAACAGGTTCTTTAGGACAAGGAATTTCTGTAGCCACTGGAATAGCTATTGGATTAAAAAGAAAAAATAGTGAAAGAAAAGTTTATTGTATAGTTGGAGATGGAGAATTAAATGAAGGACAATGTTGGGAAGCTATACAATTTGCTGCTCACAATAAATTAGATAACTTTACAGTATTTATAGATGAAAATAAAAAACAATTAGATGGAACAACAGAAGAAATTTGTAATCCATTTGATTATGTTAAAAAAATGGAAAGCTTTGGATTCCATACTGTAAGAGTAAATGGGGCAGATGTAGAGGCTATAGATAAAGCTGTAAATGAAAAAGTTGAAGGAGCTCCAAAATGTATTGTACTTGATACAATAAAAGGTCAAGGAGTTAAATACTTTGAAGAATTAAAAGCAAATCATCATATTAGATTTAATGATGAAATGAAAGAAATTTTAAAAGTAGAAATTGAAAAATTAGAGGCTGCTGAATAG
- a CDS encoding PTS sugar transporter subunit IIA translates to MGIKKILDGNIQVIENIDSWEKAIEIGAQPLIEKGKIKYGYVEGIIQNIKTLGPYVILIPGVAMPHARPDENVLESSLAFLKINEGVKFTEDTDKVYLMFILAAKNSDSHIEIIEKLTDVLGDDEKIEKLIESKTLEEIINCL, encoded by the coding sequence ATGGGAATAAAGAAAATATTAGATGGAAATATCCAAGTTATAGAAAATATTGATTCTTGGGAAAAAGCTATAGAAATTGGAGCACAACCTCTAATAGAAAAAGGAAAAATAAAATATGGATATGTAGAAGGAATAATCCAAAATATAAAAACATTAGGACCATATGTAATCTTAATACCTGGTGTGGCTATGCCCCACGCTAGACCTGATGAAAATGTTTTAGAAAGTTCTTTAGCATTTTTAAAAATAAATGAAGGAGTAAAATTTACAGAGGATACAGATAAGGTTTATTTAATGTTTATCTTAGCAGCAAAAAATAGTGATTCTCATATAGAAATCATAGAAAAATTAACTGATGTTCTTGGTGATGATGAAAAAATAGAAAAACTTATAGAATCAAAAACATTAGAAGAAATAATAAATTGCTTATAA
- a CDS encoding PTS sugar transporter subunit IIB: MKITAVCGTGLGSSFMLEMNVKKVLKELGITAEVTHTDLASVIEGDSDFFIMSRDIAGSANVSNKIVLANIINVAEIKEAITKAFQEKGIL, translated from the coding sequence ATGAAAATAACAGCAGTATGTGGAACAGGATTAGGAAGTAGCTTTATGCTAGAAATGAATGTTAAAAAAGTTTTAAAGGAATTAGGAATTACAGCTGAGGTAACTCATACAGACTTAGCTTCAGTTATAGAAGGAGATTCAGATTTCTTTATTATGTCAAGAGATATAGCTGGAAGTGCTAATGTTTCTAACAAAATAGTTTTAGCTAATATTATAAATGTAGCTGAAATTAAAGAGGCTATAACAAAAGCATTCCAAGAAAAAGGAATATTATAG
- a CDS encoding metallophosphoesterase, with the protein MGKTFVIADTHFGDASIIRAIGRPFDSIEEMDNFMIEKWNSVVSKDDDIIVVGDFLALPKENKKEYVFDILSKLNFKNLELVMGNHDTEELIKIMKSFSENIDIYKYPIVKDEFWIISHHPMFVNERTVWVNVFGHVHNNPTYRDVSTRSICVSTERLDYTPIEWQKVKELVVTESRKDLEKFKKNK; encoded by the coding sequence ATGGGAAAAACTTTTGTAATAGCAGATACACACTTTGGAGATGCTTCTATAATAAGAGCAATAGGAAGACCTTTTGATTCAATAGAGGAAATGGATAATTTTATGATAGAAAAATGGAATAGTGTAGTATCAAAAGATGATGATATTATAGTAGTAGGAGATTTTTTAGCTTTACCTAAAGAAAATAAAAAAGAGTATGTATTTGATATATTATCAAAACTTAATTTTAAAAATTTAGAACTTGTAATGGGAAATCATGATACAGAAGAATTAATAAAGATAATGAAAAGTTTTTCAGAAAATATTGATATATACAAATATCCAATAGTAAAAGATGAATTTTGGATAATTAGTCATCACCCAATGTTTGTAAATGAGAGAACAGTTTGGGTAAATGTATTTGGTCATGTACATAATAATCCAACTTATAGAGATGTAAGTACTAGAAGTATTTGTGTAAGTACAGAAAGATTAGATTATACTCCAATAGAGTGGCAAAAAGTAAAAGAATTAGTAGTTACTGAATCAAGAAAAGATTTAGAAAAGTTTAAAAAAAATAAATAA
- a CDS encoding transketolase family protein, translated as MAKYELENVELRKAYSTTLVEMINEDKRVFVLESDLAEAISTNSIAKSNKENYINCGIMEANMVGVASGLSLVGDIPFIHTFSPFATRRMFDQIFLSGAYAKTNIKILGSDPGIYTQHNGGTHTSFEDIALMRTIPTATVISITDSTMMKNILRQIKDIYGIHYLSAVRKGSYKIYNDDETFEIGKGKVLREGKDVTIVACGIMVVEALKAADMLLEEGIEATVIDMFTIKPIDKDLIVKYSKLTKGFVTAENHNIIGGLGSAVAEVLVENNPVPMRRVGVEDRFGQVGTLDYLREEYKLTAEEIVKKAKELL; from the coding sequence ATGGCAAAATATGAATTAGAGAACGTAGAATTAAGAAAAGCATATAGTACAACATTAGTTGAAATGATAAATGAAGATAAAAGGGTATTTGTTCTTGAATCAGATTTAGCAGAAGCAATTTCAACAAATTCAATAGCAAAATCTAATAAAGAAAACTATATAAACTGTGGAATAATGGAAGCTAATATGGTTGGAGTGGCTAGTGGACTTTCTTTAGTAGGAGATATTCCTTTCATTCATACATTTAGTCCATTTGCTACAAGAAGAATGTTTGACCAAATTTTCTTATCTGGAGCTTATGCAAAAACAAATATAAAAATATTAGGTTCTGACCCTGGAATATATACACAACACAATGGTGGAACTCATACATCTTTTGAAGATATTGCTTTAATGAGAACAATACCAACAGCAACAGTTATATCTATTACAGATTCTACTATGATGAAAAATATCTTAAGACAAATAAAAGATATTTATGGAATTCATTATTTAAGTGCTGTAAGAAAAGGTTCATACAAAATATATAATGATGACGAAACTTTTGAAATTGGAAAAGGGAAAGTTTTAAGAGAAGGAAAAGATGTTACAATAGTAGCTTGTGGAATAATGGTAGTAGAAGCTTTAAAAGCTGCTGACATGTTATTAGAAGAGGGAATTGAAGCTACTGTAATTGATATGTTTACAATAAAACCAATAGATAAAGATTTAATTGTAAAATATTCTAAATTAACAAAAGGATTTGTTACAGCTGAAAACCACAATATTATAGGTGGATTAGGAAGTGCTGTAGCTGAAGTATTAGTAGAAAATAATCCTGTTCCAATGAGAAGAGTAGGTGTAGAAGATAGATTTGGACAAGTTGGAACTTTAGATTATTTAAGAGAAGAATATAAACTAACAGCTGAGGAAATTGTAAAAAAAGCAAAAGAATTATTATAA
- a CDS encoding BglG family transcription antiterminator yields MLGSKGNNILRNLCNNQGKGTIKKLSTELEISERSIRYELEKIDDYLKSIKMKPLKREFGGNIYFEEYKIFLENEIIVEESNLDTAERREYLSFICVFDEKINLTKASEILDVSRTTIRNDIRDIKEELSKNNLKLKISQQEGLILSGEEIDIRKQQLKFLCKYSNFIFYSNPEFKNKKETIVEEYIKYIDINIIKNFINYIQKILDKIISDEAYNIIAIYLIIAIIRIKQGKVLNKIPNKQFLKETDEYDTILKAKSILESSYDIILEENEILQITDYFLGSHTYNFNKSYYRNWIEIDILVKKFIDSFNQKIDVDISKDKLLLEGILNHIKPTIYRLKNKIKLENSIYLEVLNSYPTIFYNTKSAVKEIEEYTNLEFSNDEIAFLAIYFKSAIDRNRYKSKNLKKVLVVCGYGYGTSSLLVQQLKEIYTIKIVDTIPRHLLEKTIAKEEVDLIISTVEIENDINIPVVKVKSILTQEDINNIDKYSLSKQRKRYMLSELMNIIEENCEIKNREELIKGLNIYFEQRLINDTETNEYKISDFLKEKNILLNQEAENWEEAVKLSGQILVDNGITTKEYINSMVENVKKFGSYIVIGENIAIPHAQKDESVLKTGMGLVVLKKPVIFPGERKVQILLSFSSKDDKEHLNALTDLIELISNYNFIENMLKVKTIKQALKYINFQK; encoded by the coding sequence GTGCTAGGGTCAAAAGGAAATAATATCCTTAGAAACTTGTGCAACAATCAAGGAAAAGGAACTATAAAAAAACTTTCTACTGAATTAGAAATTTCTGAAAGAAGTATAAGATACGAGCTTGAAAAAATAGATGATTATCTAAAGAGTATAAAGATGAAACCTTTAAAAAGAGAGTTTGGTGGAAATATATATTTTGAAGAATACAAAATTTTTCTTGAAAATGAAATAATAGTAGAAGAAAGTAATTTAGATACAGCTGAAAGAAGAGAATATTTATCTTTTATTTGCGTATTTGATGAAAAAATAAATCTAACAAAAGCTAGTGAAATATTAGATGTAAGTAGAACTACAATTAGAAATGATATAAGAGATATTAAAGAGGAATTATCAAAAAATAATTTAAAATTAAAAATTTCTCAACAAGAGGGTTTAATTTTATCTGGTGAAGAGATTGATATAAGAAAGCAACAATTAAAATTTTTATGTAAATATTCTAATTTTATTTTTTATTCTAATCCAGAATTTAAAAATAAAAAAGAAACGATAGTAGAAGAATACATAAAATATATAGATATAAATATTATAAAAAATTTCATTAATTACATTCAAAAAATTCTTGATAAAATAATTTCAGATGAGGCTTATAATATTATAGCTATTTATTTAATTATAGCTATAATAAGAATAAAGCAGGGAAAAGTATTAAATAAAATTCCTAATAAACAATTTTTAAAAGAAACTGATGAATATGATACTATTTTAAAAGCAAAAAGTATTTTAGAATCTTCTTATGATATTATTTTAGAAGAAAATGAAATTTTACAAATAACAGATTATTTTTTAGGAAGTCACACATATAATTTTAATAAATCTTATTATAGAAATTGGATTGAAATTGATATTTTAGTAAAAAAATTTATAGATAGTTTCAATCAAAAAATAGATGTGGATATATCTAAAGATAAATTATTGTTAGAAGGAATATTAAATCATATAAAACCTACAATATATAGACTAAAAAATAAAATTAAATTAGAAAACTCAATATATTTAGAAGTTTTAAATAGTTATCCAACTATATTTTATAATACTAAAAGTGCTGTAAAAGAGATAGAAGAATATACAAATTTAGAATTTTCAAATGATGAAATAGCTTTTTTAGCTATCTATTTTAAGTCAGCCATTGATAGAAATAGATATAAAAGTAAAAATTTGAAGAAAGTTTTAGTTGTTTGTGGTTATGGATATGGAACTTCGAGCTTACTTGTACAACAACTTAAAGAGATATATACAATAAAAATTGTAGATACAATTCCAAGGCATCTTTTAGAAAAAACTATAGCCAAAGAGGAAGTAGATTTAATAATAAGTACAGTGGAAATAGAAAATGATATAAATATCCCTGTTGTAAAAGTAAAATCTATATTAACACAAGAAGATATAAATAATATAGATAAATACTCACTATCAAAACAAAGAAAAAGATATATGCTTTCTGAATTGATGAATATAATAGAAGAAAATTGTGAAATCAAAAATAGAGAGGAATTAATAAAAGGTTTAAATATATATTTTGAACAAAGACTTATAAATGATACAGAAACTAATGAGTATAAAATTTCTGATTTTTTAAAAGAAAAAAATATTTTATTAAATCAAGAAGCAGAAAATTGGGAAGAAGCTGTAAAATTATCAGGACAAATTTTAGTAGATAATGGAATTACTACAAAAGAATATATAAATTCTATGGTAGAAAATGTAAAGAAATTTGGTTCATATATAGTAATTGGAGAAAATATAGCTATTCCTCATGCTCAAAAAGATGAAAGTGTATTAAAAACAGGGATGGGGTTAGTAGTATTAAAAAAACCTGTAATTTTTCCAGGAGAGAGAAAAGTACAAATATTATTGTCTTTTTCTTCTAAAGATGATAAAGAACATTTAAATGCTTTGACAGATTTAATTGAGTTAATTTCAAATTACAATTTTATAGAAAATATGTTAAAAGTAAAAACGATAAAACAAGCATTAAAATATATAAATTTTCAAAAATAA
- a CDS encoding Cof-type HAD-IIB family hydrolase: MKLVVSDLDGTLFYKLNEVGDYTIEILQKLIDKNIEFAVASGRGKQGVDFLVDKLQRDVYLICNNGATIFDKSGKCIYEQVIPKELSIKILKTIRENGLFFSSFYNENFYHHKDDPEDYTNRRKTFKRNVLEKIEDTPALNKIIITEDEKTILSINKVLREKYDNEVEITISDPKCIDIVPKNCSKGNGIKIIADILNIPIEETMAFGDGENDLDMLRKVGYPVVMENAQEILKKEIKNVALPNSEEGVAKYLEKYFNL; the protein is encoded by the coding sequence ATGAAACTAGTTGTATCTGACTTAGATGGAACACTTTTTTATAAACTAAATGAAGTTGGAGATTATACAATAGAAATATTACAAAAATTAATTGATAAAAATATAGAGTTTGCTGTAGCTTCAGGAAGAGGAAAACAGGGAGTAGATTTTTTAGTAGATAAATTACAAAGAGATGTATATTTAATTTGTAATAATGGAGCAACGATTTTTGATAAATCTGGAAAATGTATATATGAACAGGTTATTCCAAAGGAATTATCAATTAAAATATTAAAAACAATAAGAGAAAATGGACTATTTTTTAGTTCGTTTTATAATGAAAATTTTTATCATCATAAAGATGACCCAGAAGATTATACAAATAGAAGAAAAACTTTTAAAAGAAATGTTTTAGAAAAAATAGAAGATACTCCAGCTCTTAATAAAATAATTATAACAGAAGATGAAAAAACAATCCTTTCTATTAATAAAGTATTAAGAGAAAAATATGATAATGAAGTTGAAATAACTATATCAGACCCTAAATGTATAGATATAGTTCCAAAAAATTGTAGTAAAGGGAATGGAATAAAAATAATAGCAGATATTTTAAATATTCCTATTGAAGAAACTATGGCTTTTGGAGATGGAGAAAATGATTTGGATATGCTTAGAAAAGTTGGATATCCTGTTGTAATGGAAAATGCACAAGAAATATTAAAAAAAGAGATAAAAAATGTGGCGTTACCTAATAGTGAAGAGGGAGTTGCAAAATATTTAGAGAAATATTTTAATTTATAG